A genomic region of Mesobacillus jeotgali contains the following coding sequences:
- the murQ gene encoding N-acetylmuramic acid 6-phosphate etherase: MEIAKLNTEQQNPKTMNIDLMSTEEIITVINQEDTLVPNVLARQVPNISEVVDRIVAAFKKGGRLIYIGAGTSGRLGIIDASECPPTFGTDPGLVVGIIAGGKEAMTEAIEGVEDDKQQGQSDLANINLTADDIVVGIAASGRTPYTIGALEYAKKIGALTVSVVCSKDSEMEKISDHTISAVVGPEVITGSTRMKAGTAQKLVLNMLSTASMIKLGKVYGNLMVDVQMTNEKLHNRAVNIVKMATGASDDEARTAIKEQNYHTKAAILQITTGLRGTKVKELLEKHDGYLRDAISDFYRGSAK, translated from the coding sequence ATGGAGATCGCGAAGCTTAACACAGAACAGCAAAACCCGAAAACAATGAATATCGACTTGATGTCGACAGAGGAAATCATCACCGTCATCAACCAGGAGGACACCCTCGTTCCGAACGTGCTCGCAAGGCAGGTTCCGAACATTTCGGAAGTCGTCGACAGGATTGTCGCTGCCTTCAAAAAAGGAGGCCGGCTAATTTATATTGGTGCCGGTACTTCCGGGCGACTCGGAATCATCGATGCTTCCGAATGCCCTCCGACATTCGGAACCGACCCTGGGCTTGTTGTTGGAATTATTGCGGGTGGCAAGGAAGCGATGACCGAGGCAATTGAAGGTGTCGAGGATGACAAGCAGCAGGGTCAGTCTGATCTGGCAAACATCAACCTTACCGCTGATGATATCGTAGTCGGAATTGCTGCCAGCGGTCGCACTCCTTATACGATCGGTGCACTGGAGTACGCAAAGAAAATCGGTGCCCTGACTGTATCAGTCGTTTGCAGCAAGGATTCCGAAATGGAGAAAATCTCCGACCACACCATCTCGGCGGTCGTCGGTCCCGAAGTAATTACCGGATCCACAAGGATGAAAGCCGGTACGGCCCAGAAACTTGTCCTGAACATGCTTTCTACAGCTTCGATGATCAAACTGGGCAAAGTGTATGGCAATCTGATGGTCGATGTGCAGATGACGAACGAAAAACTACATAATCGCGCTGTCAATATCGTCAAGATGGCAACCGGTGCTTCGGATGATGAAGCAAGAACAGCAATCAAGGAGCAAAACTACCATACGAAAGCCGCCATCCTCCAAATCACGACAGGACTCAGGGGAACAAAGGTAAAAGAACTATTGGAAAAGCATGATGGCTACCTAAGAGATGCGATCAGTGACTTTTACAGAGGGAGCGCAAAATAG
- the nagB gene encoding glucosamine-6-phosphate deaminase has translation MKLITTSNYEKLSQQAAVETISRIKRNSSLNLGLATGSTPTGLYQELIKDHKQNKTSYKEINTFNLDEYIGISKKDSNSYHYFMCEHLFEHIDIPLDQTHIPDGTAKDLDEECKRYEQFINEHGGIDLQILGIGQNGHIGFNEPGTPFDSRTHIIDLAESTRKANSRFFDSLEDVPKQAITMGIASIMDSREIFLLVSGASKAKALATLMNDDISEDFPASALKNHGNVTIFADKDATALL, from the coding sequence TTGAAACTGATTACTACTTCAAATTACGAGAAGCTTAGCCAGCAAGCTGCAGTGGAAACCATTTCACGAATCAAGAGAAATTCATCGCTCAACCTTGGACTTGCTACCGGGAGCACACCAACAGGCCTTTATCAGGAGCTCATCAAAGATCATAAGCAGAACAAGACCTCCTATAAAGAAATCAACACATTCAACCTGGATGAATACATCGGAATTTCGAAAAAAGACAGTAATAGCTATCACTACTTTATGTGTGAACATTTATTTGAGCACATTGATATTCCGCTTGACCAGACGCATATTCCAGATGGAACAGCGAAGGATTTGGATGAGGAATGCAAACGCTATGAGCAATTCATTAACGAGCATGGCGGCATCGACCTGCAAATTCTCGGAATTGGACAGAACGGCCATATTGGTTTTAACGAACCAGGCACACCCTTTGATAGCAGAACGCATATCATCGACCTGGCAGAAAGCACGCGCAAGGCGAACTCAAGATTTTTCGACTCACTGGAAGACGTTCCGAAGCAAGCAATCACCATGGGGATTGCTTCGATTATGGACAGCAGGGAAATCTTTCTGCTTGTTTCCGGCGCTTCCAAGGCAAAAGCACTCGCTACTTTAATGAATGACGATATTAGCGAAGATTTCCCTGCCTCGGCTCTCAAAAACCATGGAAATGTCACGATTTTCGCTGATAAAGATGCTACAGCATTGCTTTAA
- a CDS encoding DUF2164 domain-containing protein: MLKNFQVDDHVKNQMTDEIKRYFLEERGEELGDLAALLILEFFADKLAPHFYNIGIQDAHEFMSQRVEDIFELNK; encoded by the coding sequence ATGCTAAAGAATTTCCAAGTTGATGATCATGTGAAGAACCAGATGACAGATGAGATAAAAAGGTATTTCCTTGAAGAGCGCGGGGAAGAACTGGGAGACCTGGCTGCACTGTTGATCCTTGAATTTTTTGCCGATAAACTCGCTCCTCATTTTTATAACATCGGAATCCAGGATGCCCATGAATTCATGTCGCAGCGGGTGGAAGATATTTTTGAGTTGAATAAGTAA
- a CDS encoding GntR family transcriptional regulator gives MIDKNSPIPIYHQLEEYIKAQIDNGDLQPDEAIPSERVYADMFQISRMTIRQALTNLVNDGYLYRQKGKGTFVNRKKVEQRLQGLTSFTEDMKERGLTPGSRLVSFEIIPSGREIAERLKLSENTPVYEIKRVRLADNVPMALETTYLPANLVKGLTEEIINQSLYQYIEEKLSLTIHEATQQIEASIAKEQELRLLEIEKGSPVLLILRTSHLKDGTPFEFVKSAYRADRYKFVHTMQRG, from the coding sequence ATGATTGATAAAAATTCACCAATACCTATTTACCACCAGCTCGAGGAGTATATAAAAGCCCAAATCGATAATGGCGACCTCCAGCCAGATGAAGCCATCCCCTCCGAACGAGTCTATGCCGATATGTTCCAGATCAGCAGGATGACAATCAGGCAGGCATTGACCAACCTAGTGAATGATGGATATCTGTACCGCCAAAAAGGCAAAGGCACGTTCGTGAACAGAAAGAAGGTCGAACAGCGCCTGCAGGGATTGACAAGTTTCACCGAGGATATGAAAGAACGCGGACTTACCCCGGGCAGCAGACTGGTTTCGTTTGAAATTATCCCATCCGGACGGGAAATAGCCGAGCGTCTCAAGCTAAGCGAAAATACACCAGTATACGAAATCAAACGCGTCAGGCTTGCAGACAATGTTCCGATGGCTCTGGAGACCACCTACCTCCCGGCTAATCTGGTTAAGGGGTTGACAGAGGAAATCATCAACCAGTCACTTTACCAGTATATCGAAGAAAAATTATCGCTTACGATCCATGAAGCCACCCAGCAAATCGAAGCATCGATCGCTAAGGAACAGGAACTGCGCCTTCTGGAAATTGAAAAAGGCTCCCCTGTCCTGTTGATTCTCAGGACTTCGCATTTAAAGGATGGCACCCCATTCGAATTCGTCAAATCAGCCTATCGAGCAGACCGATACAAATTCGTGCACACGATGCAGCGTGGCTGA
- the nagA gene encoding N-acetylglucosamine-6-phosphate deacetylase — translation MKDLMLINASVLTEEGIIEKGYIYIKDGKIAETGHTSSLPRYQAEVIVLPEDSTVVPGFIDVHIHGAGGADTMDATTEALTTMASRLPEEGTTSFLATTITQDQKAIMKALVNAADFISHHNNPGKAEVLGLHLEGPFINESRKGAQPAEHIIKPDIELFARIQEASGNNIRLVTLAPEKENGCELIAYLAENEVIASVGHSDATYGQMAEAVKAGATHVTHLFNGMRGMHHRDPGVAGAALLFDELKIEMIADGIHVVPEMLDLSIRAKGTDGVILITDSMRAKCLKNGSYDLGGQEVSVADGKALLADGTLAGSILKMKDSLKNMMEYTGISLEEAVKLASENPARQLKVFDRKGSIASGKDADLVVLDNNHEVAMAFCRGVASYTR, via the coding sequence ATGAAAGATTTAATGCTCATCAACGCCAGCGTTTTAACTGAAGAGGGCATCATTGAAAAAGGATACATTTATATAAAGGATGGGAAGATTGCCGAAACCGGACATACCTCCTCCCTGCCTCGATATCAGGCTGAGGTCATCGTTCTTCCTGAGGACAGCACTGTCGTCCCAGGATTCATCGATGTGCATATCCATGGTGCCGGCGGAGCGGACACGATGGATGCCACCACTGAAGCCTTGACAACAATGGCGTCAAGGCTTCCTGAGGAAGGAACAACTAGCTTCCTGGCAACGACAATCACCCAGGATCAAAAGGCAATTATGAAAGCATTGGTGAATGCTGCCGATTTTATCAGCCACCACAACAATCCAGGTAAAGCCGAGGTGCTGGGGCTACATTTGGAAGGACCATTCATCAATGAATCCCGCAAAGGAGCACAGCCTGCCGAACACATCATTAAACCTGATATCGAGCTGTTTGCGAGAATACAAGAGGCTTCTGGCAATAATATCAGGCTCGTGACACTCGCTCCGGAAAAAGAAAATGGCTGCGAGCTTATTGCATACCTTGCTGAAAATGAGGTCATCGCTTCGGTTGGCCATTCGGATGCCACCTACGGACAGATGGCTGAAGCCGTGAAGGCAGGAGCTACCCATGTGACCCATTTGTTCAATGGCATGCGCGGGATGCATCACCGAGATCCAGGCGTAGCCGGTGCTGCCCTGCTTTTTGATGAATTGAAGATTGAGATGATTGCAGACGGAATCCATGTCGTACCCGAAATGCTGGATCTATCGATTCGCGCCAAAGGAACCGATGGTGTCATTTTAATCACCGACTCAATGCGAGCGAAATGCCTTAAAAATGGCAGCTATGATCTCGGCGGACAGGAAGTCAGTGTTGCAGATGGAAAAGCACTTTTAGCTGATGGCACTCTAGCCGGCAGTATTTTAAAAATGAAAGATTCACTGAAAAACATGATGGAATACACAGGCATCAGTCTTGAAGAAGCAGTGAAGCTAGCCAGCGAAAACCCCGCAAGGCAGCTGAAGGTTTTTGACCGGAAAGGAAGCATTGCTTCAGGAAAAGATGCAGACCTTGTCGTACTTGACAATAACCATGAAGTGGCCATGGCGTTTTGCCGGGGAGTCGCGAGTTACACCCGTTAA
- a CDS encoding DUF871 domain-containing protein, translating into MLGISVYLKKDMMDKNAAWIEKAAQYGLKSIFTSLHIPEDNPAEYKELLQKLGELAIKHDMELMADVSPRSLDYLGLDWEQYDELLHWGLSGIRADYGFTSQQIVELSHKMKIGINASTVTREELLAWIDAGLNTGNVEAWHNFYPRPETGLDMEFLIERNNMLRSLGITTMAFVPGNKDLRGPVFSGLPTLEKHRGQLPHIAAAELMFSCFTDKILIGDHAASDEQLELLAFLGKKVIPLRIKSESWEHSELLSRPLTNRMDPARDVIRAVESRSFASIGENKIPPSNQQERKRGTITIDNELYGRYAGELQIAVNDLPKDEKVNCIGKVIKEDLPLLAEIKAGRKFQFIVRDGNGDREA; encoded by the coding sequence TTGCTTGGCATTTCCGTATATTTGAAAAAGGATATGATGGACAAAAATGCTGCCTGGATCGAAAAAGCGGCTCAATACGGACTTAAATCGATTTTCACTTCCTTACATATTCCCGAAGATAATCCAGCTGAGTATAAAGAACTTTTACAAAAGCTTGGAGAACTTGCGATAAAGCATGACATGGAGCTGATGGCGGATGTTTCACCTCGTTCGCTGGACTATCTTGGGCTTGATTGGGAGCAATATGATGAACTGCTTCATTGGGGGCTATCAGGAATCAGGGCTGATTATGGGTTCACATCACAGCAGATCGTGGAGCTTTCGCATAAAATGAAGATAGGAATCAACGCCAGCACGGTAACTAGAGAAGAACTTCTGGCCTGGATTGATGCTGGTTTAAATACCGGGAACGTTGAAGCATGGCATAATTTTTACCCAAGGCCTGAAACAGGGTTGGACATGGAGTTCCTGATTGAAAGAAATAACATGCTTCGTTCACTCGGCATTACGACAATGGCTTTCGTGCCTGGAAACAAGGATCTGCGCGGACCTGTGTTTTCTGGCCTCCCAACACTAGAAAAGCACCGCGGCCAGCTGCCGCACATAGCTGCTGCAGAGCTGATGTTTTCTTGTTTTACCGATAAAATCTTGATTGGAGATCATGCTGCATCGGATGAACAGCTGGAATTACTAGCTTTCCTTGGTAAAAAAGTCATTCCACTTCGTATTAAGAGCGAAAGTTGGGAGCATTCCGAACTATTGAGCAGGCCGCTGACAAACAGGATGGATCCTGCACGGGATGTGATCAGAGCAGTAGAATCACGTTCCTTCGCTTCAATAGGTGAAAATAAGATCCCACCTTCTAATCAGCAGGAAAGAAAACGCGGGACGATCACCATCGACAATGAACTATACGGGCGCTATGCAGGCGAATTGCAAATTGCCGTTAATGATCTGCCAAAGGATGAAAAAGTGAATTGCATCGGAAAAGTTATCAAAGAAGACCTGCCTTTGCTTGCAGAGATCAAGGCAGGGCGAAAATTTCAATTTATTGTGAGGGATGGAAATGGAGATCGCGAAGCTTAA